The Micromonospora krabiensis genome window below encodes:
- a CDS encoding gluconokinase — MTGEGRPDGVGRTRHVVVMGVSGAGKTTVARGIGELTGLLFAEADEFHPVENVARMRAGVPLDDDARWPWLRDLATWMAARGREGRSTVLACSALRRSYRDVLRQGMPGVDFVHLDGSVEVIRDRLARRVGHYMPASLLESQLATLEPGEPDESVLVLDVASTADELVAAAVAGLGLPAVSPVGER, encoded by the coding sequence ATGACTGGTGAGGGGCGCCCCGACGGGGTGGGCCGCACCCGGCACGTCGTGGTGATGGGGGTGTCCGGGGCCGGCAAGACCACGGTGGCGCGGGGCATCGGCGAGCTGACCGGGCTGCTGTTCGCCGAGGCAGACGAGTTCCACCCGGTCGAGAACGTGGCGCGGATGCGCGCCGGCGTACCCCTGGACGACGACGCCCGCTGGCCGTGGCTGCGCGACCTCGCCACCTGGATGGCCGCGCGCGGCCGGGAGGGCCGCTCGACGGTGCTGGCGTGCTCGGCCCTGCGGCGGTCGTACCGGGACGTGCTGCGCCAGGGAATGCCGGGGGTGGACTTCGTGCACCTCGACGGGTCGGTGGAGGTGATCCGGGACCGGCTCGCCCGTCGCGTCGGGCACTACATGCCGGCGAGCCTGCTCGAATCACAGCTGGCGACGCTGGAGCCGGGGGAGCCGGACGAGTCGGTGCTGGTGCTCGACGTCGCGTCGACGGCGGACGAGCTCGTCGCGGCCGCCGTCGCCGGTCTCGGCCTGCCGGCCGTCAGCCCGGTGGGGGAGCGCTAG
- a CDS encoding CGNR zinc finger domain-containing protein, with protein sequence MRFGHIAGDRMLDLVNTVDWRLGGHERTENLKSFADVVDWCVESDLVSGDEAALLRDLAGRDGARAERERHRVVEARERVYATLFEDDPEAAAALAGMYRSAIAAADLVHTGDRWHWRDRETDLRLPRDRIVRGLVALIQRPDLDRLHQCEDARCGWVYLDTSPRRNRRWCDTKDCGDRNRARAYYARQKAKIHQP encoded by the coding sequence GTGCGGTTCGGTCACATCGCGGGTGACCGCATGCTCGACCTGGTCAACACGGTCGACTGGCGCCTCGGCGGCCACGAACGCACGGAGAACCTGAAGTCCTTCGCCGACGTCGTCGACTGGTGCGTCGAGTCCGACCTGGTCAGCGGGGACGAGGCCGCGCTCCTGCGGGACCTCGCCGGCCGGGACGGCGCCCGGGCCGAACGGGAGCGGCACCGGGTCGTCGAGGCGCGCGAGAGGGTCTACGCGACCCTGTTCGAGGACGACCCCGAGGCCGCCGCCGCCCTCGCGGGCATGTACCGCTCGGCGATCGCGGCGGCCGACCTGGTCCACACGGGCGACCGCTGGCACTGGCGAGACCGGGAAACCGACCTCCGCCTGCCCCGCGACCGCATCGTCCGCGGGCTCGTGGCGCTCATCCAGCGCCCTGACCTCGACCGCCTCCATCAGTGCGAGGACGCCAGGTGCGGGTGGGTCTATCTCGACACGTCGCCGCGGCGGAACCGCCGCTGGTGTGACACGAAGGACTGCGGCGACCGCAACCGCGCCCGCGCCTACTACGCCCGACAGAAGGCGAAGATCCACCAACCCTGA
- a CDS encoding MFS transporter — MPAAAPRRSFTALWASQAFSNLADGLLQAAAPLLVATLTRDPLLVAGMTVVQFLPWLLATLPAGALADRVDRRRILTAGNWLRAAGFALLALALTAGWRHVALLYAAVFLAGCAETMVDNAALAIPPRLLPRERLERANGRLFATQSVINTFVGPPAGAALFALAASAAFYTGAAAFALAGLAALLLPALRPAGEEAQRRRSTPTSFTQDIRVGWVHFWRHQLLRRVAFISAAINFFGSVTGGVLVLLATGPYQVPMSRYGLFVAVPAAGAIVGSLLAEHVVPRIGGGPTTWLAALVPAASYAILGLGHHTPLALAGMFCAAVASSLNQIVVSTLRQAAVPDELLGRVTAAYRLVVLGVIPLGALAGGLLGRGLGIRAPFIAAAVGLVLVTLPLAARVTTQALRDAETTHGATARSSALTAP, encoded by the coding sequence GTGCCTGCCGCCGCCCCACGCCGTTCGTTCACCGCACTGTGGGCGTCCCAGGCGTTCTCGAACCTGGCTGACGGGCTGCTGCAGGCCGCGGCTCCGCTGCTGGTCGCCACGCTGACCCGTGACCCACTCCTGGTGGCGGGCATGACGGTGGTGCAGTTCCTGCCCTGGCTGCTCGCCACCCTCCCCGCCGGCGCGTTGGCCGACCGGGTGGACCGGCGTCGGATCCTCACCGCCGGCAACTGGCTGCGCGCGGCCGGGTTCGCGCTGCTCGCCCTGGCTCTGACCGCCGGGTGGCGTCACGTCGCACTGCTCTACGCCGCGGTGTTCCTGGCCGGTTGTGCCGAGACGATGGTCGACAACGCCGCCCTGGCCATCCCACCCCGGCTCCTGCCCCGCGAGCGGCTCGAGCGCGCCAACGGTCGGTTGTTCGCGACCCAGTCCGTCATCAACACCTTCGTCGGCCCGCCCGCCGGGGCCGCGCTGTTCGCGTTGGCGGCGTCGGCGGCCTTCTACACGGGCGCGGCCGCGTTCGCCCTCGCCGGCCTGGCAGCCCTGCTGCTGCCCGCGCTGCGCCCCGCCGGCGAGGAGGCACAGCGCCGCCGCTCGACCCCGACCTCCTTCACCCAGGACATCCGCGTCGGGTGGGTCCACTTCTGGCGTCACCAGCTGCTGCGCCGAGTGGCGTTCATCTCGGCGGCCATCAACTTCTTCGGCTCGGTCACCGGCGGGGTGCTCGTCCTGCTGGCCACCGGTCCCTACCAGGTGCCCATGTCCCGCTACGGCCTGTTCGTCGCCGTACCCGCCGCCGGTGCGATCGTCGGCTCACTGCTCGCCGAACACGTCGTACCCCGCATCGGCGGCGGCCCGACCACCTGGCTCGCCGCCCTCGTCCCGGCCGCCAGCTACGCCATCCTCGGCCTGGGTCACCACACGCCCCTCGCCCTCGCCGGCATGTTCTGCGCCGCCGTCGCCAGTTCGCTGAACCAGATCGTGGTCAGCACGCTGCGTCAGGCGGCGGTACCCGACGAACTCCTCGGGCGTGTCACCGCCGCCTACCGCCTGGTCGTGCTGGGTGTCATCCCCCTCGGCGCCCTCGCGGGCGGGTTGCTCGGACGCGGCCTGGGAATCCGCGCCCCCTTCATCGCCGCGGCCGTCGGGCTCGTCCTCGTCACGCTCCCGCTGGCCGCTCGGGTCACCACCCAGGCCCTCCGGGACGCCGAGACGACCCATGGCGCCACGGCGAGGTCGAGCGCGCTCACCGCGCCGTGA
- a CDS encoding MmcQ/YjbR family DNA-binding protein: MVTVADVRALARTLPRSSEHLIRDRVKFRVGAIVYVAFSRDETTMGFGYPKEERDGLIAAEPDLFFLPRPSDLRFHWVCCHTARLDHDHMVELVTEAWRMVVPKFLARQRLDG, encoded by the coding sequence ATGGTGACCGTCGCCGACGTCCGCGCCCTGGCCCGCACGCTGCCCCGCAGCAGCGAGCACCTGATCCGCGACCGGGTGAAGTTCCGCGTCGGGGCGATCGTCTACGTGGCGTTCAGCCGCGACGAGACGACGATGGGCTTCGGCTACCCGAAGGAGGAGCGCGACGGACTGATCGCCGCCGAGCCGGACCTGTTCTTCCTGCCCCGCCCCTCCGACCTGCGCTTCCACTGGGTGTGCTGCCACACCGCACGGCTGGACCACGATCACATGGTCGAGTTGGTGACCGAGGCGTGGCGGATGGTCGTACCGAAGTTCCTCGCCCGGCAGCGGCTCGACGGCTGA
- a CDS encoding LPS-assembly lipoprotein LptE, whose protein sequence is MRKCLSIVLIVAMLLATAACRGGSPADPGGEDPYSEAALRYGMAPVPHPDVTFQPDVVLVGGGGRSIRSVTADGLTWRLDGKAKHADDLAVGKVMFVTGRGVGRVLHLDRDGGDLLVTVGPVTLTEVIRDGTFEKKGITLDNPVVYQAGEPLWAETEEAEAATPSPTGRFGKSAPVRLAPAAPPVRPVQPPPTRAQEVQTVAASFSTGVSFSDGAEVSYHYDRDGTRLIGRVALTFKSPSADFHLDIRGGTLRRAELEITGGFGIRMSFDTAIKNGQNIRAVLPIPVEAAFPIGTVLGVPLTLTIGQTLKVTTAFGAKLGSMKGSGEFSLAGKLGYGYRNNVWGPTMVTDVKRKSSITESLHGVPVGVMGLLVEHRVKFDVGFNAFVFKAGVYFEVSTAYGTTMGSALGAVGTLGSHFVECRGVGLGVWARYGLGYSILQPVVDVINKFLSLIKVKPINAENRLGPPPYKIWNKEEIDPPGTKLCGTPQGSGD, encoded by the coding sequence GTGCGGAAGTGTCTGTCGATCGTCCTGATCGTGGCGATGCTGCTCGCCACGGCCGCCTGCCGGGGCGGGTCCCCCGCCGACCCGGGCGGTGAGGACCCGTACAGCGAGGCGGCGTTGCGGTACGGAATGGCCCCGGTGCCCCATCCGGACGTGACGTTCCAACCCGACGTGGTGCTGGTCGGCGGCGGCGGCCGCTCGATCCGCTCGGTCACCGCCGACGGGCTCACCTGGCGCCTCGACGGCAAGGCGAAGCACGCCGACGACCTGGCCGTCGGCAAGGTCATGTTCGTCACGGGCCGCGGCGTCGGCCGGGTGCTGCACCTCGACCGGGACGGCGGCGACCTGCTCGTCACGGTCGGGCCGGTCACGTTGACCGAGGTGATCCGCGACGGCACGTTCGAGAAGAAGGGGATCACGCTCGACAACCCGGTCGTCTATCAGGCTGGCGAACCTCTCTGGGCCGAAACCGAGGAGGCCGAGGCCGCCACGCCGTCGCCGACGGGCCGGTTCGGCAAGAGTGCGCCCGTCCGCCTGGCGCCGGCCGCGCCCCCCGTCCGCCCGGTGCAGCCGCCGCCGACGCGGGCGCAGGAGGTCCAGACGGTCGCCGCGAGCTTCTCCACCGGGGTCAGCTTCAGCGACGGCGCCGAGGTCAGCTACCACTACGACCGCGACGGCACCCGGCTGATCGGGCGGGTGGCGCTCACCTTCAAGAGCCCGAGCGCGGACTTCCACCTCGACATCCGCGGCGGCACGCTGCGGCGGGCCGAGTTGGAGATCACCGGCGGCTTCGGCATCCGGATGTCGTTCGATACCGCGATCAAGAACGGGCAGAACATCCGGGCTGTCCTGCCGATCCCGGTCGAGGCGGCCTTCCCGATCGGCACGGTGCTCGGCGTGCCGCTCACCCTCACCATCGGCCAGACGCTGAAGGTGACGACCGCGTTCGGCGCGAAGCTCGGGTCCATGAAGGGTTCCGGCGAGTTCTCCCTCGCCGGGAAGCTCGGCTACGGCTACCGCAACAACGTGTGGGGCCCCACGATGGTCACGGACGTGAAGCGCAAGTCGAGCATCACCGAGTCCCTGCACGGCGTGCCGGTCGGCGTGATGGGTCTGCTCGTGGAGCACCGTGTCAAGTTCGACGTCGGGTTCAACGCCTTCGTGTTCAAGGCCGGCGTCTATTTCGAGGTGTCGACCGCGTACGGCACCACCATGGGTTCCGCCCTGGGCGCGGTCGGCACACTGGGGTCGCACTTCGTGGAGTGCCGGGGTGTCGGGCTCGGCGTGTGGGCGCGCTACGGGCTGGGCTACAGCATCCTCCAGCCGGTGGTCGACGTGATCAACAAGTTCCTGAGCCTGATCAAGGTGAAGCCCATCAACGCCGAGAACCGCCTCGGACCACCGCCGTACAAGATCTGGAACAAGGAGGAGATCGATCCTCCCGGCACCAAGCTCTGCGGCACCCCACAGGGCTCCGGCGACTGA
- a CDS encoding LLM class flavin-dependent oxidoreductase: protein MRKLGFLTIGLFDPDDPARGHESTLEIIERGEQLGFDSAWVRNRHLQHGISSPVAVLAAASQRTRRIELGTAVIPLGWENPLRLAEDLATVDVLSGGRLNPGVSVGPPLHFDRVRQTLYPDTADVEDFSYERVRRLLDLVRGNPASSFRGTEGFEEFSDRVQPHSAGLGSRLWYGGASLRSATWAGANGMNFLTSSVVKAEESEDFAEIQLSHIRAFRAHHPDGERARVSQGLVVIPTDSASAAQRERYEAYARARTPRTLAPQGPGRMMFAADLVGTSEEIAERLRAHAAFREVDEVAFALPFTFAHEDYLQILTDMAERLGPALGWRPATAG from the coding sequence TTGCGAAAGCTCGGATTCCTCACCATCGGACTCTTCGACCCGGACGACCCGGCACGGGGCCACGAGTCGACGCTGGAGATCATCGAGCGGGGCGAGCAGCTCGGCTTCGACAGCGCGTGGGTCCGAAACCGGCACCTCCAGCACGGCATCTCCTCACCGGTGGCGGTCCTGGCGGCCGCCTCGCAGCGCACCCGCCGCATCGAACTCGGCACGGCGGTGATCCCCCTCGGTTGGGAGAATCCCCTCCGGCTCGCCGAGGATCTCGCCACGGTCGACGTCCTCTCCGGCGGCCGCCTCAATCCGGGGGTCAGCGTCGGCCCGCCCCTGCACTTCGACCGGGTGCGGCAGACGCTCTACCCGGACACCGCCGACGTCGAGGACTTCAGCTACGAGCGGGTCCGCCGACTGCTCGACCTGGTTCGCGGGAACCCCGCGTCGAGTTTCCGGGGCACGGAGGGCTTCGAAGAGTTCTCCGACCGCGTCCAGCCGCACTCCGCCGGCCTCGGCAGCCGCCTGTGGTACGGCGGCGCCAGCCTGCGCTCGGCGACCTGGGCTGGCGCGAACGGCATGAACTTCCTGACCAGCAGCGTGGTCAAGGCCGAGGAGTCCGAGGACTTCGCGGAGATCCAGCTCTCCCACATCCGGGCCTTCCGCGCCCACCACCCGGACGGCGAGCGGGCCCGGGTGTCGCAGGGCCTGGTGGTCATCCCGACCGACAGCGCGTCGGCCGCCCAGCGCGAGCGGTACGAGGCGTACGCCCGCGCCCGCACCCCACGTACGCTCGCGCCGCAAGGCCCCGGGCGGATGATGTTCGCAGCCGACCTGGTGGGGACGTCCGAGGAGATCGCCGAGCGGCTGCGGGCCCACGCCGCGTTCCGCGAGGTCGACGAGGTGGCCTTCGCGCTGCCCTTCACCTTCGCGCACGAGGACTACCTGCAGATCCTCACCGACATGGCCGAGCGGCTCGGCCCGGCGCTCGGCTGGCGCCCGGCCACGGCCGGGTAG